From the Homo sapiens chromosome 1, GRCh38.p14 Primary Assembly genome, one window contains:
- the THBS3 gene encoding thrombospondin-3 isoform X1, protein MVGGLESSVGSCSYPERVCCAPRMGGGELGCGTSQTQEWKEKLPSISTLWTPGATPVGDQHSISFAPPGGGISNLWGAVSVFPIIDLLTVGESRQMVAVAEKIRTALLTAGDIYLLSTFRLPPKQGGVLFGLYSRQDNTRWLEASVVGKINKVLVRYQREDGKVHAVNLQQAGLADGRTHTVLLRLRGPSRPSPALHLYVDCKLGDQHAGLPALAPIPPAEVDGLEIRTGQKAYLRMQGFVESMKIILGGSMARVGALSECPFQGDESIHSAVTNALHSILGEQTKALVTQLTLFNQILVELRDDIRDQVKEMSLIRNTIMECQVCGFHEQRSHCSPNPCFRGVDCMEVYEYPGYRCGPCPPGLQGNGTHCSDINECAHADPCFPGSSCINTMPGFHCEACPRGYKGTQVSGVGIDYARASKQVCNDIDECNDGNNGGCDPNSICTNTVGSFKCGPCRLGFLGNQSQGCLPARTCHSPAHSPCHIHAHCLFERNGAVSCQCNVGWAGNGNVCGTDTDIDGYPDQALPCMDNNKHCKQDNCLLTPNSGQEDADNDGVGDQCDDDADGDGIKNVEDNCRLFPNKDQQNSDTDSFGDACDNCPNVPNNDQKDTDGNGEGDACDNDVDGDGIPNGLDNCPKVPNPLQTDRDEDGVGDACDSCPEMSNPTQVQGDDADSDLVGDVCDTNEDSDGDGHQDTKDNCPQLPNSSQLDSDNDGLGDECDGDDDNDGIPDYVPPGPDNCRLVPNPNQKDSDGNGVGDVCEDDFDNDAVVDPLDVCPESAEVTLTDFRAYQTVVLDPEGDAQIDPNWVVLNQGMEIVQTMNSDPGLAVGYTAFNGVDFEGTFHVNTVTDDDYAGFLFSYQDSGRFYVVMWKQTEQTYWQATPFRAVAQPGLQLKAVTSVSGPGEHLRNALWHTGHTPDQVRLLWTDPRNVGWRDKTSYRWQLLHRPQVGYIRVKLYEGPQLVADSGVIIDTSMRGGRLGVFCFSQENIIWSNLQYRCNDTVPEDFEPFRRQLLQGRV, encoded by the exons ATGGTGGGAGGGTTAGAGTCCTCAGTGGGCAGCTGTTCTTATCCAGAGCGAGTGTGCTGCGCCCCTAGGATGGGAGGAGGGGAACTAGGGTGTGGAACGAGCCAAACCCAGGAGTGGAAAGAGAAGCTGCCTTCCATTTCTACGTTGTGGACACCAGGTGCCACTCCTGTGGGGGATCAGCACAGCATCTCCTTTGCGCCACCTGGTGGGGGCATCTCAAATTTGTGGGGTGCTGTTTCTGTGTTTCCAA TAATTGACCTGCTGACTGTGGGCGAGTCTCGGCAGATGGTAGCTGTGGCAGAGAAGATCCGGacagccttgctcactgctgggGACATCTACCTCTTATCCACCTTCCGCCTGCCCCCCAAGCAGGGTGGTGTCCTCTTTGGCCTCTATTCTCGCCAAGACAACACTCGATGGCTGGAGGCCTCTGTTGTAGGCAAGATCAACAAAG TACTGGTGCGATACCAGCGGGAGGATGGCAAAGTCCACGCCGTGAACCTACAGCAAGCGGGCCTGGCTGATGGGCGCACACACACAGTTCTCCTGCGACTCCGAGGTCCCTCCAGACCCAGCCCTGCCCTACATCTCTACGTGGACTGCAAACTGGGTGACCAACATGCAGGCCTTCCAGCACTGGCCCCCATTCCTCCAGCGGAGGTCGATGGGCTGGAGATTAGGACTGGACAGAAGGCGTATTTGAGGATGCAG GGCTTTGTGGAATCTATGAAAATTATTCTGGGTGGGTCCATGGCCCGGGTAGGAGCCCTGAGTGAGTGTCCATTCCAAGGGGACGAGTCCATCCACAGTGCAG TGACCAatgcactgcactccattctaG GGGAGCAGACCAAGGCGCTGGTCACCCAACTCACCCTCTTCAACCAGATCCTGGTGGAGCTGCGGGATGATATACGAGACCAG GTGAAGGAAATGTCCCTGATCCGAAACACCATTATGGAGTGTCAGGTGTGCG GCTTCCATGAGCAGCGTTCCCACTGCAGCCCCAATCCCTGCTTCCGAGGTGTGGACTGCATGGAAGTGTACGAGTACCCAGGCTACCGCTGTGGGCCCTGCCCCCCTGGCCTGCAGGGCAACGGCACCCACTGCAGTGACATCAATGAG TGTGCTCACGCTGACCCCTGTTTCCCGGGCTCCAGCTGCatcaacaccatgcccggcttccaCTGTGAGGCCTGTCCTCGAGGGTACAAGGGCACACAGGTGTCTGGTGTGGGCATTGACTATGCCCGGGCCAGCAAACAG GTCTGCAATGACATCGATGAATGCAACGATGGCAACAATGGTGGCTGTGACCCAAACTCCATCTGCACCAACACTGTG GGCTCTTTCAAGTGTGGTCCCTGCCGCCTGGGTTTCCTGGGCAACCAGAGCCAGGGCTGCCTCCCAGCCCGGACCTGCCACAGCCCAGCCCACAGCCCCTGCCACATCCATGCTCACTGTCTCTTTGAACGCAATGGTGCAGTGTCCTGCCAG TGTAACGTGGGCTGGGCTGGGAATGGGAACGTGTGTGGGACTGACACAGACATCGATGGCTACCCAGACCAAGCACTGCCCTGCATGGACAACAACAAACACTGCAAACAG GACAACTGCCTTTTGACACCCAACTCTGGGCAGGAAGATGCTGATAATGATGGTGTGGGGGACCAGTGTGATGATGATGCTGATGGGGATGGGATCAAGAATGTTGAG GACAACTGCCGGCTGTTCCCCAACAAAGACCAGCAGAACTCAGATACAGATTCATTTGGTGATGCCTGTGACAATTGCCCCAACGTTCCCAACAATGACCAGAAGGACACAGATGGCAATGGGGAAGGAGATGCCTGTGACAACGACGTGGATGGGGATG GCATCCCCAATGGATTGGACAATTGCCCTAAAGTCCCCAACCCACTACAGACAGACAGGGATGAGGACGGGGTGGGAGATGCTTGCGACAGCTGCCCTGAAATGAGCAATCCTACCCAGGTACAGGGAGATG ATGCAGACAGCGACCTGGTGGGGGATGTCTGTGATACTAATGAAGACAG CGATGGGGATGGGCATCAGGACACCAAGGACAACTGCCCACAGCTGCCAAATAGCTCCCAGCTGGACTCTGATAACGATGGACTTGGAGATGAGTGTGATGgggatgatgacaatgatggcaTCCCAGATTATGTGCCTCCTGGTCCCGATAACTGCCGCCTGGTACCCAATCCCAATCAGAAGGACTCAGATG GCAATGGCGTTGGTGATGTGTGTGAGGATGACTTTGACAATGATGCTGTGGTCGACCCCCTGGATGTGTGTCCTGAAAGTGCAGAGGTAACGCTTACGGATTTTCGGGCCTATCAGACCGTCGTCCTGGATCCTGAGGGTGATGCTCAGATTGACCCAAACTGGGTTGTGCTCAACCAG GGCATGGAAATCGTTCAGACCATGAACAGTGACCCTGGCTTGGCAGTTG gataCACGGCCTTCAATGGTGTGGACTTTGAAGGCACCTTCCATGTGAACACAGTGACTGATGATGACTACGCAGGCTTTCTCTTCAGTTATCAAGACAGTGGCCGCTTCTACGTAGTCATGTGGAAGCAGACCGAGCAGACCTACTGGCAGGCTACACCCTTCCGGGCGGTTGCCCAGCCCGGGCTGCAGCTCAAG GCAGTGACATCAGTGTCTGGCCCAGGTGAGCACCTCCGAAATGCCCTGTGGCATACTGGCCACACCCCTGATCAGGTACGACTGCTGTGGACAGACCCACGAAATGTGGGCTGGCGGGACAAGACCTCCTATCGCTGGCAGCTTCTGCACCGGCCTCAAGTTGGCTACATTCG GGTGAAGCTCTATGAGGGACCCCAGCTTGTGGCGGATTCTGGGGTGATCATTGACACATCCATGCGAGGGGGGCGTCTTGGTGTATTCTGCTTCTCCCAAGAAAACATAATTTGGTCCAATCTCCAGTATCGATGCAATG ACACAGTGCCTGAGGACTTTGAGCCATTCCGGAGGCAGCTGCTCCAGGGAAGGGTGTGA
- the THBS3 gene encoding thrombospondin-3 isoform X7 — MVAVAEKIRTALLTAGDIYLLSTFRLPPKQGGVLFGLYSRQDNTRWLEASVVGKINKVLVRYQREDGKVHAVNLQQAGLADGRTHTVLLRLRGPSRPSPALHLYVDCKLGDQHAGLPALAPIPPAEVDGLEIRTGQKAYLRMQGFVESMKIILGGSMARVGALSECPFQGDESIHSAVTNALHSILGEQTKALVTQLTLFNQILVELRDDIRDQVKEMSLIRNTIMECQVCGFHEQRSHCSPNPCFRGVDCMEVYEYPGYRCGPCPPGLQGNGTHCSDINECAHADPCFPGSSCINTMPGFHCEACPRGYKGTQVSGVGIDYARASKQVCNDIDECNDGNNGGCDPNSICTNTVGSFKCGPCRLGFLGNQSQGCLPARTCHSPAHSPCHIHAHCLFERNGAVSCQCNVGWAGNGNVCGTDTDIDGYPDQALPCMDNNKHCKQDNCLLTPNSGQEDADNDGVGDQCDDDADGDGIKNVEDNCRLFPNKDQQNSDTDSFGDACDNCPNVPNNDQKDTDGNGEGDACDNDVDGDGIPNGLDNCPKVPNPLQTDRDEDGVGDACDSCPEMSNPTQVQGDDADSDLVGDVCDTNEDSDGDGHQDTKDNCPQLPNSSQLDSDNDGLGDECDGDDDNDGIPDYVPPGPDNCRLVPNPNQKDSDGNGVGDVCEDDFDNDAVVDPLDVCPESAEVTLTDFRAYQTVVLDPEGDAQIDPNWVVLNQGMEIVQTMNSDPGLAVGYTAFNGVDFEGTFHVNTVTDDDYAGFLFSYQDSGRFYVVMWKQTEQTYWQATPFRAVAQPGLQLKAVTSVSGPGEHLRNALWHTGHTPDQVRLLWTDPRNVGWRDKTSYRWQLLHRPQVGYIRVKLYEGPQLVADSGVIIDTSMRGGRLGVFCFSQENIIWSNLQYRCNDTVPEDFEPFRRQLLQGRV; from the exons ATGGTAGCTGTGGCAGAGAAGATCCGGacagccttgctcactgctgggGACATCTACCTCTTATCCACCTTCCGCCTGCCCCCCAAGCAGGGTGGTGTCCTCTTTGGCCTCTATTCTCGCCAAGACAACACTCGATGGCTGGAGGCCTCTGTTGTAGGCAAGATCAACAAAG TACTGGTGCGATACCAGCGGGAGGATGGCAAAGTCCACGCCGTGAACCTACAGCAAGCGGGCCTGGCTGATGGGCGCACACACACAGTTCTCCTGCGACTCCGAGGTCCCTCCAGACCCAGCCCTGCCCTACATCTCTACGTGGACTGCAAACTGGGTGACCAACATGCAGGCCTTCCAGCACTGGCCCCCATTCCTCCAGCGGAGGTCGATGGGCTGGAGATTAGGACTGGACAGAAGGCGTATTTGAGGATGCAG GGCTTTGTGGAATCTATGAAAATTATTCTGGGTGGGTCCATGGCCCGGGTAGGAGCCCTGAGTGAGTGTCCATTCCAAGGGGACGAGTCCATCCACAGTGCAG TGACCAatgcactgcactccattctaG GGGAGCAGACCAAGGCGCTGGTCACCCAACTCACCCTCTTCAACCAGATCCTGGTGGAGCTGCGGGATGATATACGAGACCAG GTGAAGGAAATGTCCCTGATCCGAAACACCATTATGGAGTGTCAGGTGTGCG GCTTCCATGAGCAGCGTTCCCACTGCAGCCCCAATCCCTGCTTCCGAGGTGTGGACTGCATGGAAGTGTACGAGTACCCAGGCTACCGCTGTGGGCCCTGCCCCCCTGGCCTGCAGGGCAACGGCACCCACTGCAGTGACATCAATGAG TGTGCTCACGCTGACCCCTGTTTCCCGGGCTCCAGCTGCatcaacaccatgcccggcttccaCTGTGAGGCCTGTCCTCGAGGGTACAAGGGCACACAGGTGTCTGGTGTGGGCATTGACTATGCCCGGGCCAGCAAACAG GTCTGCAATGACATCGATGAATGCAACGATGGCAACAATGGTGGCTGTGACCCAAACTCCATCTGCACCAACACTGTG GGCTCTTTCAAGTGTGGTCCCTGCCGCCTGGGTTTCCTGGGCAACCAGAGCCAGGGCTGCCTCCCAGCCCGGACCTGCCACAGCCCAGCCCACAGCCCCTGCCACATCCATGCTCACTGTCTCTTTGAACGCAATGGTGCAGTGTCCTGCCAG TGTAACGTGGGCTGGGCTGGGAATGGGAACGTGTGTGGGACTGACACAGACATCGATGGCTACCCAGACCAAGCACTGCCCTGCATGGACAACAACAAACACTGCAAACAG GACAACTGCCTTTTGACACCCAACTCTGGGCAGGAAGATGCTGATAATGATGGTGTGGGGGACCAGTGTGATGATGATGCTGATGGGGATGGGATCAAGAATGTTGAG GACAACTGCCGGCTGTTCCCCAACAAAGACCAGCAGAACTCAGATACAGATTCATTTGGTGATGCCTGTGACAATTGCCCCAACGTTCCCAACAATGACCAGAAGGACACAGATGGCAATGGGGAAGGAGATGCCTGTGACAACGACGTGGATGGGGATG GCATCCCCAATGGATTGGACAATTGCCCTAAAGTCCCCAACCCACTACAGACAGACAGGGATGAGGACGGGGTGGGAGATGCTTGCGACAGCTGCCCTGAAATGAGCAATCCTACCCAGGTACAGGGAGATG ATGCAGACAGCGACCTGGTGGGGGATGTCTGTGATACTAATGAAGACAG CGATGGGGATGGGCATCAGGACACCAAGGACAACTGCCCACAGCTGCCAAATAGCTCCCAGCTGGACTCTGATAACGATGGACTTGGAGATGAGTGTGATGgggatgatgacaatgatggcaTCCCAGATTATGTGCCTCCTGGTCCCGATAACTGCCGCCTGGTACCCAATCCCAATCAGAAGGACTCAGATG GCAATGGCGTTGGTGATGTGTGTGAGGATGACTTTGACAATGATGCTGTGGTCGACCCCCTGGATGTGTGTCCTGAAAGTGCAGAGGTAACGCTTACGGATTTTCGGGCCTATCAGACCGTCGTCCTGGATCCTGAGGGTGATGCTCAGATTGACCCAAACTGGGTTGTGCTCAACCAG GGCATGGAAATCGTTCAGACCATGAACAGTGACCCTGGCTTGGCAGTTG gataCACGGCCTTCAATGGTGTGGACTTTGAAGGCACCTTCCATGTGAACACAGTGACTGATGATGACTACGCAGGCTTTCTCTTCAGTTATCAAGACAGTGGCCGCTTCTACGTAGTCATGTGGAAGCAGACCGAGCAGACCTACTGGCAGGCTACACCCTTCCGGGCGGTTGCCCAGCCCGGGCTGCAGCTCAAG GCAGTGACATCAGTGTCTGGCCCAGGTGAGCACCTCCGAAATGCCCTGTGGCATACTGGCCACACCCCTGATCAGGTACGACTGCTGTGGACAGACCCACGAAATGTGGGCTGGCGGGACAAGACCTCCTATCGCTGGCAGCTTCTGCACCGGCCTCAAGTTGGCTACATTCG GGTGAAGCTCTATGAGGGACCCCAGCTTGTGGCGGATTCTGGGGTGATCATTGACACATCCATGCGAGGGGGGCGTCTTGGTGTATTCTGCTTCTCCCAAGAAAACATAATTTGGTCCAATCTCCAGTATCGATGCAATG ACACAGTGCCTGAGGACTTTGAGCCATTCCGGAGGCAGCTGCTCCAGGGAAGGGTGTGA
- the THBS3 gene encoding thrombospondin-3 isoform X9 yields MSLIRNTIMECQVCGFHEQRSHCSPNPCFRGVDCMEVYEYPGYRCGPCPPGLQGNGTHCSDINECAHADPCFPGSSCINTMPGFHCEACPRGYKGTQVSGVGIDYARASKQVCNDIDECNDGNNGGCDPNSICTNTVGSFKCGPCRLGFLGNQSQGCLPARTCHSPAHSPCHIHAHCLFERNGAVSCQCNVGWAGNGNVCGTDTDIDGYPDQALPCMDNNKHCKQDNCLLTPNSGQEDADNDGVGDQCDDDADGDGIKNVEDNCRLFPNKDQQNSDTDSFGDACDNCPNVPNNDQKDTDGNGEGDACDNDVDGDGIPNGLDNCPKVPNPLQTDRDEDGVGDACDSCPEMSNPTQVQGDDADSDLVGDVCDTNEDSDGDGHQDTKDNCPQLPNSSQLDSDNDGLGDECDGDDDNDGIPDYVPPGPDNCRLVPNPNQKDSDGNGVGDVCEDDFDNDAVVDPLDVCPESAEVTLTDFRAYQTVVLDPEGDAQIDPNWVVLNQGMEIVQTMNSDPGLAVGYTAFNGVDFEGTFHVNTVTDDDYAGFLFSYQDSGRFYVVMWKQTEQTYWQATPFRAVAQPGLQLKAVTSVSGPGEHLRNALWHTGHTPDQVRLLWTDPRNVGWRDKTSYRWQLLHRPQVGYIRVKLYEGPQLVADSGVIIDTSMRGGRLGVFCFSQENIIWSNLQYRCNDTVPEDFEPFRRQLLQGRV; encoded by the exons ATGTCCCTGATCCGAAACACCATTATGGAGTGTCAGGTGTGCG GCTTCCATGAGCAGCGTTCCCACTGCAGCCCCAATCCCTGCTTCCGAGGTGTGGACTGCATGGAAGTGTACGAGTACCCAGGCTACCGCTGTGGGCCCTGCCCCCCTGGCCTGCAGGGCAACGGCACCCACTGCAGTGACATCAATGAG TGTGCTCACGCTGACCCCTGTTTCCCGGGCTCCAGCTGCatcaacaccatgcccggcttccaCTGTGAGGCCTGTCCTCGAGGGTACAAGGGCACACAGGTGTCTGGTGTGGGCATTGACTATGCCCGGGCCAGCAAACAG GTCTGCAATGACATCGATGAATGCAACGATGGCAACAATGGTGGCTGTGACCCAAACTCCATCTGCACCAACACTGTG GGCTCTTTCAAGTGTGGTCCCTGCCGCCTGGGTTTCCTGGGCAACCAGAGCCAGGGCTGCCTCCCAGCCCGGACCTGCCACAGCCCAGCCCACAGCCCCTGCCACATCCATGCTCACTGTCTCTTTGAACGCAATGGTGCAGTGTCCTGCCAG TGTAACGTGGGCTGGGCTGGGAATGGGAACGTGTGTGGGACTGACACAGACATCGATGGCTACCCAGACCAAGCACTGCCCTGCATGGACAACAACAAACACTGCAAACAG GACAACTGCCTTTTGACACCCAACTCTGGGCAGGAAGATGCTGATAATGATGGTGTGGGGGACCAGTGTGATGATGATGCTGATGGGGATGGGATCAAGAATGTTGAG GACAACTGCCGGCTGTTCCCCAACAAAGACCAGCAGAACTCAGATACAGATTCATTTGGTGATGCCTGTGACAATTGCCCCAACGTTCCCAACAATGACCAGAAGGACACAGATGGCAATGGGGAAGGAGATGCCTGTGACAACGACGTGGATGGGGATG GCATCCCCAATGGATTGGACAATTGCCCTAAAGTCCCCAACCCACTACAGACAGACAGGGATGAGGACGGGGTGGGAGATGCTTGCGACAGCTGCCCTGAAATGAGCAATCCTACCCAGGTACAGGGAGATG ATGCAGACAGCGACCTGGTGGGGGATGTCTGTGATACTAATGAAGACAG CGATGGGGATGGGCATCAGGACACCAAGGACAACTGCCCACAGCTGCCAAATAGCTCCCAGCTGGACTCTGATAACGATGGACTTGGAGATGAGTGTGATGgggatgatgacaatgatggcaTCCCAGATTATGTGCCTCCTGGTCCCGATAACTGCCGCCTGGTACCCAATCCCAATCAGAAGGACTCAGATG GCAATGGCGTTGGTGATGTGTGTGAGGATGACTTTGACAATGATGCTGTGGTCGACCCCCTGGATGTGTGTCCTGAAAGTGCAGAGGTAACGCTTACGGATTTTCGGGCCTATCAGACCGTCGTCCTGGATCCTGAGGGTGATGCTCAGATTGACCCAAACTGGGTTGTGCTCAACCAG GGCATGGAAATCGTTCAGACCATGAACAGTGACCCTGGCTTGGCAGTTG gataCACGGCCTTCAATGGTGTGGACTTTGAAGGCACCTTCCATGTGAACACAGTGACTGATGATGACTACGCAGGCTTTCTCTTCAGTTATCAAGACAGTGGCCGCTTCTACGTAGTCATGTGGAAGCAGACCGAGCAGACCTACTGGCAGGCTACACCCTTCCGGGCGGTTGCCCAGCCCGGGCTGCAGCTCAAG GCAGTGACATCAGTGTCTGGCCCAGGTGAGCACCTCCGAAATGCCCTGTGGCATACTGGCCACACCCCTGATCAGGTACGACTGCTGTGGACAGACCCACGAAATGTGGGCTGGCGGGACAAGACCTCCTATCGCTGGCAGCTTCTGCACCGGCCTCAAGTTGGCTACATTCG GGTGAAGCTCTATGAGGGACCCCAGCTTGTGGCGGATTCTGGGGTGATCATTGACACATCCATGCGAGGGGGGCGTCTTGGTGTATTCTGCTTCTCCCAAGAAAACATAATTTGGTCCAATCTCCAGTATCGATGCAATG ACACAGTGCCTGAGGACTTTGAGCCATTCCGGAGGCAGCTGCTCCAGGGAAGGGTGTGA
- the THBS3 gene encoding thrombospondin-3 isoform X4, which translates to MVGGLESSVGSCSYPERVCCAPRMGGGELGCGTSQTQEWKEKLPSISTLWTPVIDLLTVGESRQMVAVAEKIRTALLTAGDIYLLSTFRLPPKQGGVLFGLYSRQDNTRWLEASVVGKINKVLVRYQREDGKVHAVNLQQAGLADGRTHTVLLRLRGPSRPSPALHLYVDCKLGDQHAGLPALAPIPPAEVDGLEIRTGQKAYLRMQGFVESMKIILGGSMARVGALSECPFQGDESIHSAVTNALHSILGEQTKALVTQLTLFNQILVELRDDIRDQVKEMSLIRNTIMECQVCGFHEQRSHCSPNPCFRGVDCMEVYEYPGYRCGPCPPGLQGNGTHCSDINECAHADPCFPGSSCINTMPGFHCEACPRGYKGTQVSGVGIDYARASKQVCNDIDECNDGNNGGCDPNSICTNTVGSFKCGPCRLGFLGNQSQGCLPARTCHSPAHSPCHIHAHCLFERNGAVSCQCNVGWAGNGNVCGTDTDIDGYPDQALPCMDNNKHCKQDNCLLTPNSGQEDADNDGVGDQCDDDADGDGIKNVEDNCRLFPNKDQQNSDTDSFGDACDNCPNVPNNDQKDTDGNGEGDACDNDVDGDGIPNGLDNCPKVPNPLQTDRDEDGVGDACDSCPEMSNPTQVQGDDADSDLVGDVCDTNEDSDGDGHQDTKDNCPQLPNSSQLDSDNDGLGDECDGDDDNDGIPDYVPPGPDNCRLVPNPNQKDSDGNGVGDVCEDDFDNDAVVDPLDVCPESAEVTLTDFRAYQTVVLDPEGDAQIDPNWVVLNQGMEIVQTMNSDPGLAVGYTAFNGVDFEGTFHVNTVTDDDYAGFLFSYQDSGRFYVVMWKQTEQTYWQATPFRAVAQPGLQLKAVTSVSGPGEHLRNALWHTGHTPDQVRLLWTDPRNVGWRDKTSYRWQLLHRPQVGYIRVKLYEGPQLVADSGVIIDTSMRGGRLGVFCFSQENIIWSNLQYRCNDTVPEDFEPFRRQLLQGRV; encoded by the exons ATGGTGGGAGGGTTAGAGTCCTCAGTGGGCAGCTGTTCTTATCCAGAGCGAGTGTGCTGCGCCCCTAGGATGGGAGGAGGGGAACTAGGGTGTGGAACGAGCCAAACCCAGGAGTGGAAAGAGAAGCTGCCTTCCATTTCTACGTTGTGGACACCAG TAATTGACCTGCTGACTGTGGGCGAGTCTCGGCAGATGGTAGCTGTGGCAGAGAAGATCCGGacagccttgctcactgctgggGACATCTACCTCTTATCCACCTTCCGCCTGCCCCCCAAGCAGGGTGGTGTCCTCTTTGGCCTCTATTCTCGCCAAGACAACACTCGATGGCTGGAGGCCTCTGTTGTAGGCAAGATCAACAAAG TACTGGTGCGATACCAGCGGGAGGATGGCAAAGTCCACGCCGTGAACCTACAGCAAGCGGGCCTGGCTGATGGGCGCACACACACAGTTCTCCTGCGACTCCGAGGTCCCTCCAGACCCAGCCCTGCCCTACATCTCTACGTGGACTGCAAACTGGGTGACCAACATGCAGGCCTTCCAGCACTGGCCCCCATTCCTCCAGCGGAGGTCGATGGGCTGGAGATTAGGACTGGACAGAAGGCGTATTTGAGGATGCAG GGCTTTGTGGAATCTATGAAAATTATTCTGGGTGGGTCCATGGCCCGGGTAGGAGCCCTGAGTGAGTGTCCATTCCAAGGGGACGAGTCCATCCACAGTGCAG TGACCAatgcactgcactccattctaG GGGAGCAGACCAAGGCGCTGGTCACCCAACTCACCCTCTTCAACCAGATCCTGGTGGAGCTGCGGGATGATATACGAGACCAG GTGAAGGAAATGTCCCTGATCCGAAACACCATTATGGAGTGTCAGGTGTGCG GCTTCCATGAGCAGCGTTCCCACTGCAGCCCCAATCCCTGCTTCCGAGGTGTGGACTGCATGGAAGTGTACGAGTACCCAGGCTACCGCTGTGGGCCCTGCCCCCCTGGCCTGCAGGGCAACGGCACCCACTGCAGTGACATCAATGAG TGTGCTCACGCTGACCCCTGTTTCCCGGGCTCCAGCTGCatcaacaccatgcccggcttccaCTGTGAGGCCTGTCCTCGAGGGTACAAGGGCACACAGGTGTCTGGTGTGGGCATTGACTATGCCCGGGCCAGCAAACAG GTCTGCAATGACATCGATGAATGCAACGATGGCAACAATGGTGGCTGTGACCCAAACTCCATCTGCACCAACACTGTG GGCTCTTTCAAGTGTGGTCCCTGCCGCCTGGGTTTCCTGGGCAACCAGAGCCAGGGCTGCCTCCCAGCCCGGACCTGCCACAGCCCAGCCCACAGCCCCTGCCACATCCATGCTCACTGTCTCTTTGAACGCAATGGTGCAGTGTCCTGCCAG TGTAACGTGGGCTGGGCTGGGAATGGGAACGTGTGTGGGACTGACACAGACATCGATGGCTACCCAGACCAAGCACTGCCCTGCATGGACAACAACAAACACTGCAAACAG GACAACTGCCTTTTGACACCCAACTCTGGGCAGGAAGATGCTGATAATGATGGTGTGGGGGACCAGTGTGATGATGATGCTGATGGGGATGGGATCAAGAATGTTGAG GACAACTGCCGGCTGTTCCCCAACAAAGACCAGCAGAACTCAGATACAGATTCATTTGGTGATGCCTGTGACAATTGCCCCAACGTTCCCAACAATGACCAGAAGGACACAGATGGCAATGGGGAAGGAGATGCCTGTGACAACGACGTGGATGGGGATG GCATCCCCAATGGATTGGACAATTGCCCTAAAGTCCCCAACCCACTACAGACAGACAGGGATGAGGACGGGGTGGGAGATGCTTGCGACAGCTGCCCTGAAATGAGCAATCCTACCCAGGTACAGGGAGATG ATGCAGACAGCGACCTGGTGGGGGATGTCTGTGATACTAATGAAGACAG CGATGGGGATGGGCATCAGGACACCAAGGACAACTGCCCACAGCTGCCAAATAGCTCCCAGCTGGACTCTGATAACGATGGACTTGGAGATGAGTGTGATGgggatgatgacaatgatggcaTCCCAGATTATGTGCCTCCTGGTCCCGATAACTGCCGCCTGGTACCCAATCCCAATCAGAAGGACTCAGATG GCAATGGCGTTGGTGATGTGTGTGAGGATGACTTTGACAATGATGCTGTGGTCGACCCCCTGGATGTGTGTCCTGAAAGTGCAGAGGTAACGCTTACGGATTTTCGGGCCTATCAGACCGTCGTCCTGGATCCTGAGGGTGATGCTCAGATTGACCCAAACTGGGTTGTGCTCAACCAG GGCATGGAAATCGTTCAGACCATGAACAGTGACCCTGGCTTGGCAGTTG gataCACGGCCTTCAATGGTGTGGACTTTGAAGGCACCTTCCATGTGAACACAGTGACTGATGATGACTACGCAGGCTTTCTCTTCAGTTATCAAGACAGTGGCCGCTTCTACGTAGTCATGTGGAAGCAGACCGAGCAGACCTACTGGCAGGCTACACCCTTCCGGGCGGTTGCCCAGCCCGGGCTGCAGCTCAAG GCAGTGACATCAGTGTCTGGCCCAGGTGAGCACCTCCGAAATGCCCTGTGGCATACTGGCCACACCCCTGATCAGGTACGACTGCTGTGGACAGACCCACGAAATGTGGGCTGGCGGGACAAGACCTCCTATCGCTGGCAGCTTCTGCACCGGCCTCAAGTTGGCTACATTCG GGTGAAGCTCTATGAGGGACCCCAGCTTGTGGCGGATTCTGGGGTGATCATTGACACATCCATGCGAGGGGGGCGTCTTGGTGTATTCTGCTTCTCCCAAGAAAACATAATTTGGTCCAATCTCCAGTATCGATGCAATG ACACAGTGCCTGAGGACTTTGAGCCATTCCGGAGGCAGCTGCTCCAGGGAAGGGTGTGA